The genomic DNA GCCCCAGCGCTGCCATGAGCTGAGGGCACCGTGCCCGGCGCTGGCCCGGCCGGCCGTGTGGGCACCAGAGCTGCCATGAGCCCGGAGACGGGACGCTGGGCACAGGTGCCTGGGAAGGTAAATTAACCCCCGGGGGGGCGGTGCCAGGGGCAGTGGAGGGTGACAGGGTAGGAGGTGCCAGGGGCGGCAGCGGGTTAGgagagggcagtggggtgagctggggcagtggggaggcGACGGGGAGTACCAGGGGCAGTGGAGGATGACGGGGTGGGGAGTGCCAGGGGCGGCAGGGGgttaggagggggcagtggggtgagctggggcagtggggaggcGACGGGGGGTGTCGGGGCAGTGGAGGATGACGGGGTGGGGAGTgccaggggtggcagggggttaggagggggcagtggggtgagctggggcagtggggaggcGACGGGCGGTGCCAGGGGCAGTGGGTGGTAGCAGGGGGTGGCACGGGAGCattggggcagtgagggggggcCAGCGGGTGTTGCTGTGGCCATGGGGTGATGTGGGAGGCCAGTTCTCCCACGGGGAACTGAGCTGGGACCCAGGAACctccaggggctgaatgggagccTGCGCCCCCCAGAGGGAAAAGGCCTCATCCCTGCCCGTGCCCCGAGCCCTCGGAGACTCCTGTACGTGGTGCGGGGTCTATGACACACACCTGAtcattgccccccacccccacccctgtttcTCCTTCCAGACGCTCTGAGCAGGTCCCGCCAGCGGGGGGCGCCGCCCGCCCCATGGATCTCCACCCCTTCAGCCCGCGGCCCCCCAGGGACGGAGGCGCCGACGCCCGGCACCAGCCCCCGGCCCGGGAGGAGCCGTCCAGGCGCCGGCTCAAACTGGAGGAGGACGGGGAGGCCAGCCGGCCGCGCGCCCCCCgggccccaccctggccccccggccccggggaggCCGGGCCGGAGCAGGGCGAGGCCGCGCGCTACGGTCGCTACCTGCTGATCGACAGCCAGGGGCTGCCCTACACGGTGCTGGTGGAGGAGGCGGGCGCGGCGGGCGAGCGGGCGGGGCTGCGGAAGGTGTACTGCTGCCCGGTCTGCTCGCGCACCTTCGAGTACCTCTCCTACCTGCAGCGGCACAGCATCACCCACTCGGAGCACAAGCCCCACGTCTGCCGGGCCTGCGGCAAGGCCTTCAAGCGCACGTCCCACCTGGAGCGGCACAAGTACACCCACGCCGGGCGCAAGCCCCACCAGTGCCCCATCTGCCAGCGCAGCTTCCGCGACGCCGGCGAGCTGGCCCACCACCAGCGCGTGcacacgggcgagcgcccctTCCAGTGCGAGGCCTGCCACATGCGCTTCGGCGAGCGCAACACGCTCCAGCGGCACATCCGGCGCAAGCACCGCCAGCAGCCGCCCACGCCCTGACGGGCACGGGGAACCCCGGAGCCGGACCGGGGCCACCCCGACGGGCACGGGGAGGCTCGGAGCCGGACCGGCGCCACCCTGGTGGGCACGGGGAGCCCCGGAGCCGGACCGGCGCCGCCCCGACGGGCACGGGGAGCCCCGGAGCCAAACTGACACTGCCCCGATGGGCACGGGGAACCCCGGAGCCGGACCGGTGCCACCCCAACGggcatggagagccccggagccAGACTGACACCACCCCAAAGGGCATGGGGAGCTGCCCTGACAGGCACAGGGAGCCCCGGAGCCGGACCGACACTGCCCACACCCCAACGGGCACGGGGAGCCCAGGAGCCGGACCGGCACCGCCCACACCCCAACGGGCACGGAGAGCCCCGGagccagcctggcaactccccatgGCTTAGCCACGTAGCAACCTTCGTCCCCACATGGGCCCCTGACTCTGGGGGCATGGTGGTCTCTACTgtaccccccccaccctgcctaggGGAGGGGGACGTGCCCTGTACCCCTGTGGGCAGCCCCCCTGTGCCCTAGCCCAAGGCATTGGCCTCCCCACAGATGCCCCCCACGGCGCCCCAAGACAGAGACTGCCCCTCGCAGATAGGGCAGGGCAGCCTGGATCGGTTCAGTCCGAGCCCATGTGGGTTCTGGAGCActcgggactggctggctcggggggggtggggggaatgaggCCCGGGGCCTGTCCCTTCTATGGACAGATATCTCAGTCCTACCGCCagtggttggggggggaggggggttgtccTGGCCACCCCCATAGAGGGTCGTGGTGACTCTACATTCCCTAGAAATAGGCTCATATTGCTCCTGttggcccatctaccccggtatccggCCCTCTCCTGCTCCGTGGAGCAGCCCCACTGGCCTAGCTAACCTGGTatcccacccgctccctgcccccggaTCAGTCCCAGAGGCCCATCTGCCCCGGTATCCTGCCTCAAACAGTGACCAACGGCTGGGGGCCATCACGGCAGGCCCACCATGCACCGGGACCAAGCTTCACGTCATGTTTTTCGGTCTGGCGCCCCCAAACGGCTGCAGGTGGAGGCAGGGGAGCAGgatgcccccgcccccaggactCCCAATCGCCCCAGAGAAGGAAATCCAATAACAGAACTGGCCCCACGGGCCGTCAAGCCCAGATCGCTCCAAGGTGCCTGgcctggccagctgctccctcTCCACAGCTCCGATTTACGGGGGAATCTCCGTTATCTcggttttttaattattattaattaaaacactttttttttgggttgtttttgtgtgtgtggaatgAAGTGTTGGGCCTGGGGTTCGAATTCCGTCAGGGCAGGGCTGCGGGtgtggcagagcccagctcattGCTggaggggagctaggggctgGGTTTGGTACCAAAAAGTACATCAGGCAAGACACGGTTTTGGGTCCCAAGCGGCTATTTACCAGGCATGTCTCACCACAGGTATTTTCCAGCAAAACCCCTTTTTTTTACCAGGTGATTGGACCAAGAAAACTGACATTTCGGGGGTGAAAATCTTCagtttttcattaaaagtttGGGGGTTTTGAGGATCCAACGTTGGTACCAAAAGCAAAAGAAATGGACGGAGAACGTGGTTGAAAAACCAATTTAGTTGACTGAAGATGCATTTTGAAACCCCAGTTTGTTTCAACTGAAAATCGTGTTTAAAATCCCAAAACTTTTGAtcaaaaaatacattttctaaactgaaaatagttttgggggaaaaaaccagTTTTTGAAATTAAAAATTTTAACTGCGAATCACATTATTCAAATAAAAAATAGTTGCAATTTTTTTTAGCAGAAACAcacatttttcccaattttttaTTTCACGTTTTTCCaatcctgaatttttttttacgaTCATTTTACTAAAAATGGTTTCCCAACAGCAAGAAAACTTTGGCTGAAAAAACCGACATGTTTTAACGAACCGTTTTCTTAAACAAAACCCTCAAAACTTTCACCAAGCAACAAAAATATTCGAAAGGTGAAATTTATGAGCAGAAACAAACCAACTAAATTGTTTACCCAGTCGGTTTCCAAGACGCAAACATTTTGACAACCAGAATTTTTGCACCAGAATTTGTTTTAACCAAGAGCTAGTGATTGTGGGGagaggtagctcagtggtttgagcactggcctgctaaatccagggttgtgagttcaatccttgagggaccatttatggatctggggcaaaaacctgtgtggggattggtcctgctttgagcaggggtttggactagatacctcctgaggtcccttccaaccctggtattctgtgATTTGCATCAAAGACTGCCATTTTTTCAGGGGtgggttggttgttttttggGGCAGCTCCGTCAAAAAATGTAGCAGGGGATTTTGATAAAAAGAAGACAGGTTTTCAAAACTTCCTGCCAGAAACGATGGGTTTCATTACCTGGTAGGATGTCTGGCCCAGCCTCTCATAGGTCTGGGCCAGTTAAGGTACGTGCACACTGCACTGTGTACCCGGGTCTTTGGGACTCGGTGTGGCCAAGCCGGTGCCTGCGCGTCCACACTGAATTGGAAACCTGGGTTTACAGCTGCGTCTGCGCTGCAGAAAGAGGGTTTGGCTCGGCGGCTCAGCAGAAcacaggctctgcccccccccccccccccccgccccagcggggCCCTGGGAGCCAGGTCCCGAGTGCGGGCTGACCCGAGTCAGGCTGATTTGTGTGAGGGATTTGGCTCAAGTGTGAGTCAGCCAGGCTCGGTGTGCTGTGTAGACGCACCCTGTGTGTGCGCCAGCCACTCGAGGGGGCCAGAGAACCACCCTGGCTCATTGTCTGGCTTAGAGGTGAGCTGGGTTTGGATGTTGGTTCTCCCATGGACCCCCGCCCCCAAGGTCTGGtggcttagagcagggggactgagggccaggactcctgggttctctaaggctctgggaggggagtgggggctagtggttggagtggggggggctgggagcctggactcctgggttctctccctggctctgggaggggagtggtcactagggggctgggagtcaggactcctgggttcgcccTTCACAGCCCAACGGGGGGCGGGGTGAATCTGTTCCTTCccggtgggggcaggggaagctgggggacacccccccccatgtCTCTTTAAAGAAAAACAGCCCAGCTTTGATTTTTTTGACCGCGGACAAGAAAGGCCGGACACGAAAATCTCCGCCTCCCTCCCCTTTAAATCCCGGGATTTGGGCCCTTAAAGGGGCGGGGCGGCCCGGGGCTAGGGGGAGGCCGGGGGCGGCGTTGAGCCGGgccaggtgaggggggagggggggccgtgCATGGGGCTGGGGATCCCCCCTGGCCACTCAGGGGTTAAATGGGCCGGTGGGagactccagctggggggggccctgcccACCAGGCAGCCCCTCCTCCGCTCCGTGCGGGACCCAGCGCCGAGCCCGCTGCTCCCTGTGGGCCCCCGGGAgtgggggcccagcccccccagacaGCCAGCAGATTCACTTgaagggctggagccaggacgcctgggttctctccctgtctctgggaggggagtgggggccagtgggtagagcaggggggggactgggaaccaggactcctgggttctccctctggcactgggaggggagtgggggccagtgggtagagcggggggggggctgggagccaggactcctgggttctattcccatccCCGTTTGTCTCTCCCGTGTGTTTACACCCTTCCTTTCCCTCTTTCccacaggggttggggggtggccTGGAGACCCCAGCCCCCATGAGGGGGCAGCGCAGGCTGGCGGGGGAGCCCCTGGAGATCCAGGTGCTGAGggtgaaggaggaagaggaggaggaaggagccgGGTGCCCGGAGTACGTCTCGGAGCTGCTGTGCCAGGAGGGGGCCGGGGGCCTCAGCACCCGCTGCCACGCCCACCCGGGGCCGCGCCTGTTCCTTGCCCCGGCAGCGCCCCCGCAGCCACGCCCCGGTGCCGGGTGGGACGCCGGCCCCCCGGCTAAGCCCTACGCCTGCTCGTTCTGCCCCAAGCGCTTCAAGCGCTCCTCGGACCGGCGGGCCCACGAGCGGGTGcacacgggcgagcgcccctACCGCTGCCGGGCGTGCGGCAAGCGCTTCACCCAGTCCTCGGTGCTGACCGGCCACCTGCGCCTccacacgggcgagcgcccctTCCGCTGCCCCGGCTGCCCCAAGAGCTTCAGCGACGCCTCCAACTTCAAGAAGCACCAGCGCATCCACGCCCAGCCCCCGGGCAGCGAACCCGcctgcccccctgcctccccgagCCAGTGGGACACTGGTGGGTGTGCCAAGGACCTGGCGCGAGATGGCGACGGGGACGCCAAGGGGCTGGCGCTAACTTGGGCGTCCCTTGGGTCCTCTGCCGAGGGCCCCAGGCCTGACTTCCCGGCTAATGGTGCCTGCCCGTCCCTGTCGGCAGTGGGGCTGGCGGACAGCCGGTGCCCTGGGGCATGGCAGCGTCTGGCAGTGGAGCGAGATGCAGAGCAGGGCTCCCCTGTCCCTGGCACGGGTGCCCGGCTGTCCCCCAGCGACTCGGGCTGCGGGGAAGCTGGCGACGGAGGAAGAAtggctgaggaagaggagggtgGTCGTGCTCGCTGCTTCTTGCTGGAAAAGCTGGACCGGGCGCCCCAACTGTGCCCGAGCCCTGATACCCACGAGCTGCGTGTGCCAGTCCATGCCGCTCCCTGGTGCCCGAGCCCCGATGCCCGTTCCCCACGCGGCAGgccgcccgcccccccgcccgatGCCCGCCAATACATCTGCTTCGTGTGCTCCAAGCGTTTCAGGCGGGCCACGGACCTGAAGGAGCACCTGCGGGTGcacacgggcgagcgcccctTCGCCTGCGGGGTCTGCAGCAAGCGCTTCACCCAGGCCTCGGCCCTGTCCACCCACCAGCGCATccacacgggcgagcgcccctTCCGCTGCCCCGTCTGCCCCAAGAGCTTCAACAATGCCTCCAACTTCGCCAAGCACCGGCGGGTGCACTCCGGGGAGCGCCCCCACCGCTGCGCCATCTGCGGAAAGGGCTTCCAGGAGCGCCGGTGGGTGATCCGGCACCTCCAGGCCATGCACCCGCCGCTGGGGTGAGCGCGGGGTGGGGCCCACGGCCGGCCCGGGCACCCGCCACTTGCCTGAATGCCCACATCCAGGCTGGGCAGCAGCCGTTGGCATGTGGCGCAGTCGGGGAGGCCGTGGCATGGCCAGGCGGTGGGCACTGGGCTGAGAGTGAAAATGCCTCAGCCGAATCCTCTGCTAGCAACGATCTCCCCTCCACGTATGTCCTGCTGGGGGATGCTCTGGAGCGCGGTTGGGGGAAGTGTTCACCCGCCCAGTTTTCACCACGTTGCTTTTCACCTTTTGTGGGATGAATTTTTTTCCAACCCAAAacccccaaaataaccagaaCATCTCCCACCCGATATAAAACATTGTGGGGACATTTCCCCTCCACAAGGTGAAAAATAACCTGCAAAACAAATCAATTTCCCCCCGATTCTCCAGGGATTACAAGCTTGGTTGATAAAGGGCATCGTTTTGATCTAATATTTTGACTTGGTAtcttgattaagaaactagaatggtGCC from Mauremys mutica isolate MM-2020 ecotype Southern chromosome 15, ASM2049712v1, whole genome shotgun sequence includes the following:
- the LOC123349898 gene encoding zinc finger protein 581-like, coding for MDLHPFSPRPPRDGGADARHQPPAREEPSRRRLKLEEDGEASRPRAPRAPPWPPGPGEAGPEQGEAARYGRYLLIDSQGLPYTVLVEEAGAAGERAGLRKVYCCPVCSRTFEYLSYLQRHSITHSEHKPHVCRACGKAFKRTSHLERHKYTHAGRKPHQCPICQRSFRDAGELAHHQRVHTGERPFQCEACHMRFGERNTLQRHIRRKHRQQPPTP
- the LOC123349984 gene encoding zinc finger protein 628-like, which codes for MRGQRRLAGEPLEIQVLRVKEEEEEEGAGCPEYVSELLCQEGAGGLSTRCHAHPGPRLFLAPAAPPQPRPGAGWDAGPPAKPYACSFCPKRFKRSSDRRAHERVHTGERPYRCRACGKRFTQSSVLTGHLRLHTGERPFRCPGCPKSFSDASNFKKHQRIHAQPPGSEPACPPASPSQWDTGGCAKDLARDGDGDAKGLALTWASLGSSAEGPRPDFPANGACPSLSAVGLADSRCPGAWQRLAVERDAEQGSPVPGTGARLSPSDSGCGEAGDGGRMAEEEEGGRARCFLLEKLDRAPQLCPSPDTHELRVPVHAAPWCPSPDARSPRGRPPAPPPDARQYICFVCSKRFRRATDLKEHLRVHTGERPFACGVCSKRFTQASALSTHQRIHTGERPFRCPVCPKSFNNASNFAKHRRVHSGERPHRCAICGKGFQERRWVIRHLQAMHPPLG